The Episyrphus balteatus chromosome 3, idEpiBalt1.1, whole genome shotgun sequence genome segment AAGTGCTCCCCAGGACATAATAAACAACAACACACGTGTGTTGCCTGTGCACTTTACACTTTTCTCGCTCGCCTCTCATTTTTATAGAGAGATGGTTCTATTgaggagttttgttttgtttgtattacTGCAGTTGTAGGCAAAAGGCATATAGCAAATAGTTTCACTATATACGAATCCTTTTGCACACAAAACAAgactatttttataaacaaaaaggaTGTTAAgatagaaaaagcaaaaaaacaaaattgaaacacTTGTTCACATATGCCAGGATACACAAGTTAGATTTAAGAGGCTGGCATGACTGCCTGCCTACCTACAAGCTCCTATATTGGTACAACACGGGATGTTGGCTAAGGATAATTACTGCTAGTTTCTGTCAGACATTttggttgatattttttttcttcttttttttttttgtaactgttTTCTGTGTATAACATAAAATATTATGTTGTCCTttatggtaaaaaaataaaaataattgccGGAACCGAGAGTATATGTTTCCACATTTTTGCCTGTGTCTATCCATGCatggagatggtttttttttttaaattataacgaTCCATGCAAAAATGTTATATTGGGGTAAACCATCATTGTGTGATGCAGTGTATAGAAGGACGAGAATGTCCTAATTAATCCAGGTGTCTGGACAGGTTAcacataggtacttttttttcatgttaacttaaaacacctttttttgttGATTGATAAAAGTGCAGCAGACCGTTCATTTGcatgaaaagttatttttgtttgttattttcttgttaaattaatttacaaTTGTGTTCCTTTGAGTGActttattttaaaggttttcatCATTTTAATTGtgtaattacacggtgttacaaaaatgaggttttaaaatatacgcgggcggagacctatcaggttttgtagagctagtcgcactgaatacgaaacggtatttgaaaatcccctaacacccccaaaatctggagttacgggcaaaaaacggttttttggaccttcaccctttgaaaaaattctagcttcgacaattttttacccattttcgatttttttacagtttctgatagaagataaatatacctttttaacaatgtataaaacatgtaactcggttaaaccacttagaatttataagatgtcaaagttcaaaaattcaattttttttgtcatttgcccaacttcggcatcaatttaaagtatatgttttcaaaacaacatgctatttaaaaaatatattctaaaactatatctatttcccaattgatcgatgtattttttatgaaaatcacttcaaaattggctcagaaaaaaaaatttttcgatttcaacccagatacagaaattcgaacttttaggtatagaacaaaaatgttgtttcaacacgtagtaggataagttggacgccaggatttgatgaagggtttttgtagaggagctcaatacaaacattttttttctttaagaggggggtctatctccccccatttaggtgggaggggcatttttctaaaaaaaaattatcaaaataaaaaaacattattaaaaaacaacggcaacacttacagtaataaatgataccatttccaaaaggcaaaattgtgcatttgattctcatttttaaatcaatataatattaccaatagtttttgaaataatcgatttcaaagttaaaaataggggaaacaaatttttttaaactcattttatactatttttgtccagactgcgaattttagtaaaaaaaattacttacacagaaaactgcctcaattggttccttatcgaaccgtgaaaactatatgtttctatgtagAATTTATAGCCTTAGGGTCATCTTACTTATACCTGGCAAAAGGCTAATCGAAGGCTAAAGGCTAATATGTGATTCTATTCAGAAGTTGATTTCGATTCTAATTTCTTATCGAACTTCGAATCGAACTGTAGTATTTGCAATTCAAAAGGCAGTTTTTTATGCCTGAgctgcctattttttttttttttttgaaaaaagcaacTTTAAACACAAATATCTCATGAACTGAGTTAAGCAAAAGTAATTGCTTTCCACCTTAGAAAAGATGGTGAGAACCCCAATCGTATAAGGAACAATTTTTAGCCTCGAGGAGGTCTTCTCCAAAACTCGATTCTGTACTAAAGTTCTGTtcgattataatttttaatcgaTCTTTGAATCgaatttttgctcaaaaattttaacagccATTTCTTTCTGCTAAAttaacgtaatttttttttttttttttaagaaatagctTTTGGACAGAAGTATCTCATCAGTTCTGTGGAGTAAAACAATTTGCTATTCACCTTTAAATAGATATTGAAAACCTCTTTCGTATGATGTACAGTTCATAGCTGCAGACCCATTTCTTACTTACTTTGTGACTGATTTTCCATGAACACTAGTTGCAAAAAAATCGGTACAACaaggaaaaactttaaataccttAATTGCACAGTTTTTATTAACCCGAATACACTTCGATATTATAATTTAACCAACTGGTGTTTAAAACCTCCAAAACAATAGTAGCTGTTTCTTCTCCAAGTCCACCTGATGTAACATAAGCTTGTCCCTCATCAGAACTTGTATCGGCAAGAATTATAATAGCACCAATTGGCACTCCTGAAGATGGAATTTCAAAAaccaactgaatgtttttttccgTATCCCATGAGTATTCATCTGAACCAGTAGCAATTAATCTTGAACCTGAAAAAAGATTATTTCTATGATATTAaccaacacaaaaatatttaaaaaaaaaaatattcttacttGATGTAACTTCTCCTAATGAATATTGAACTAATCCTCTAGTTTCATGGTTTTTTTGAGATAAAGGAATTAATTCTAATCCTTTTGGAAGACTTGTTAATTTGGAAATATCATTTTTACTAATTActttaattaattgatttttagaTTCTTTTGGATAGGCAAAAGTTGTTGTAGCAACAATTGCTAGAATAAGAAAACTTAACAACGCAGGtgatgaaaacatttttaataataaattgaatgtgTTTTGCTTCGAGCTATTTATAAgacaatttttatcaaaaaaaaatagttatcacttttttttttgttgaaaatgatgatttttatctttattttggcAATAAGagattatttttacttgctctatagggcaagtattggtttcgtgtagaaaaaaaaatttgaggttaatcaaaaccaacattacgatgatggagaagatcaaaaaagtggttttcgtctgtgcgtctgtgcgtccgtgcgtctgtgcgtccatctgtacatcgagctagggcctaaacggatggatggatttgcttgaaacttggtacagatgctttttaggttattccctaggacggttttttttttatttttttaatatctcctttttaacgcatatctcccatataacgtttttgagatattgcaactttctcgaaaacggctctaacgattttgattaaatttggtatacgtaatacacttattgattcttacaaaactgcgtttttagcttttctcaaaaaatgcggagaacggaaatatggcgttgccgtttttcaaaaattgacatgttttttaagttcatatatttcattaaagcataagtcaattttattcaaaatttacagacatcataggtattgaagtgtaaaatgtaaaaaaaattttaaaaaaaagtttttcatattcaatattttaaaaattgaatttttttaactttcgatttttttgttttgtttttatttttttttctccacaaaatcttaaatttccaatagatatttaagataaagatactttgaactacaagagcaagtacgtgcgacccagtagtgcattttatttgttttgcgtctgatatattttttttttttcttgtttacaaCTTAAACTTGAccaattcaaagaaaattaaGGTCAAGTGGAtagattaatatttttatatttgtttttaaagatatgGAAGTTTGGGGTAGATTTTTGAAGTTAGTCGTATTTTGTTTTCAGATATTAAATAATATCAGCTGACTATGTAAATAAATGCCAGCAAGTCTGTACTTTgacataattttcttaaaatcttaTGAGATAAGaatatcctgttttttttttcatgaagtcATTCTGATTATTTCTGACGAAATGTTCGTAAAGAATTGAGCATCAACGGCCTACAATAGGAATTTTATACGACCATTTTGATATCGTTTAAAGTCAGAATGAAAAAAGAGGACCTAAGTGTCTACCTTGAGTAAGACCAGAGGTAGCCTTTAAAAGTGAATCTGAAATGAATTCTgctatcttgttttttttttaatgaatgttAAGAACACAGGTTCTTGCTGTGAGTTGTGCAATATGGCTACAGGCAAGATGATTATAGAGGTTACATGACTGCCCACTGCCTTGTCTTAAAACCTTTTTTGTCTATTCtattctttttacttgcgatataggtactatatatcaagttatgcattcgtacaaacaaaaaaagttgagataacatttttccatgacattacgatggtagacaatgccaaaaaattgggtctgtcagtctgtctgtataaggagctacatcctaaacggatggaccgattgatgtcaaacttattatgtagcgttatttggcgaacTTCcatctccagaggggtttttgttataaatttttttggaccaaaaataacggtacttgtcatataccgattttagtaaaattgaaatatttcgaaaacggctccaacgattttgtttaaaaaattcaaatgttagttttaagctaaggtctatcttttaatgaaaaagtttttttttgaaaatcattattaacggtacctgccctagaaccttttttttttttcaaatccgattatctccgaaactgcttattcgatttcaacgaaactttttgtgaagaagcatttatataatttaaatataaacgaaaaataaaatttctaaaaaaataactttttgattttaaaaaaattttaaaaaatttgaaaattttttttgaaaaatcagattttcgaaaacgggacattgaatttttttgaaattttgttttaaaatgttgattagtgatttctacaaaatggcataccaattttattttttttttaaacgatatttatttttttccaaatttctatataaaaagtcttaaaaatttaagcaactttaactctaagagcaagttcgtgcgacccagtcgtgcattttatttgtaatggGGACAATATTTAAATGATCCTTTTGgtgaaagagttttttttttgttgtactgaaagaaacaaaaataccgAATAGAACTTTCGTTCATGATCTTTAGGTATATTTCcctatctttaaaaaaacaccctttcattctAAATAATTGTATGGCCTTGATTTCAAATCTTATGTTACATTATTCCTTAATTTTAATTGTCTTCccttgtttttaaaacttatttctttggttattataaatatttttcgttCCATTCAACctccaaaaaaacaccctttcgatgaaaaatttaacgTTTATAGTTAAGTTCTTAGAAGTTCTAAATGAATCATTGGATTCTTTAACTAGTCAATCTCAAATGTAACGTTATtagcattttctttttttttttttctataaaaaaaagacaccCTTTTAACCTTGATATTCTAATAGAAACTTTGTAATCTTGCTTCCAATCTCAAAACGGAATTTGAACAGGGTACCATTATTCTTACTACTTTTGTATGTAGTTTTTGCAATAAATCCACGTTTTCTCTAGACCTCAAATAAACaacctttcacatgaaaaaagaAATGTATGGATTTACTTTATTCGCAATACTCATggcaaaaagaatatttttaaaatttgtaagggTATCATTTATAACATTGATGTTTTGGAGCTTATGGCGAATTTTACttgtttcccaaaaaaaaaaaacaccctttcacctaaaatatttttatagactgctAAGATTCATACCAATTTTCAATGCTTTACCatttttgtcatttaaaaaattaataaactgtCAACGCCATCACTAAATGGTTTCGGTTGAACCGACAAGCCAAAAAAGCCACTTATACTAGCTTTCCAATATCTCGGCAACTTTAAATCACATAAACATTTGGTTTTCTGATTTTAACTAACAATGAtactttattaattaaaaataacatttataagctttaaaaattcaatagaaAGGTTAAGAAGGAATTCATTATGAATATTATATACGAAAACGCCTATTCAGAATCCTTATCAATTTACTGCATGCACAAAACAGGCACAAAACCATTCAATCGAAATCCCTAATCTAACAATAATAATGGGAATGCTATATTGCATTAGCTTATTGAACACACATGAACATTCTTCTCTAATCACCGCAATTACCATTCAAAATACATGATATCTCTACGAATCAAActcaaaatcaaaatcgaatACTCGACTTATACACACATTTTCATTAGAATTCAACCACAAGGAATCTCAAATAACATTATAATAATGTGTATACAAAAGTCAAGAATATAAATATAACacatttggtagaatagtaatACCACACAACACCACATGACATTCCTTAACTTTAAGTATatagtagatatttttgtatataatttcaaatagaacACACTCTCGTCGTCGACATGCTAATCAGGACACGTTTCAAATAACAATAAAACGCTAATTGCATTTTGTCCTTGTAAGATTCCTTCAATCGTAATATTAAtatgaaaaagaataaaatttgataatcatatattagggtgggtcaaaaaaaatcgaaattcgttttttttttttatttgttacctcgaaaactcgattgctagacatctctagaatactcaccaaatatgagctctttaacttaatgggaaggtcctccgcttttcaattttccatttttacatcaagcttctactaaaaaaaaaaatattttttttattaattgaatttttagccaatttttttacatattcttgtagaaaattgaacgctctacaaaaaaggttaaatatacttttttgaattatctaaccgtttagtagatatttgaggtccaaaaatcgagaaaatctttaaaaattcgttttttgttcttaattttgtaacaaattgaaaaattataataataataataataataataataataaattgatttcaatagttttcttatggtccctatgcattgcgacttggatgcgaatatcttctaaacggttaaagcaaccaatttgaggtcaaggacttttttgtagaacatttaagcccctacaataatccatcttactaatttaataataatgacttttcagtgaagtagaaaattttgaaaagtaaaaaaagtttttcgatttttgtttaactttgacctcgaatatctttcaaatggttagattaataaaaaaaagttaataagaccttttttgtggagcaatctgtttcctacaagaatatgtcatgcgcgtttgattattataatttttcaatttgttacaaaattaagaacaaaaaacgaatttttaaagattttctcgatttttggacctcaaatatctactaaacggttagataattcaaaaaagtatgtttgaccttttttgtagagcgttcaattttctacaagaatatgtaaaaaaattggctaaaaattcaattaataaaaaaaatattttttttttagtagaagcttgatgtaaaaatggaaaattgaaaagcggaggaccttcctattaagattaagagctcatatttggtgagtatattttagaggtgtctagcaatcgagttttcgaagtaggtaccaaatcaaaaaaacgaatttcgattttttttttgacccaccctaatatatatccTAGATGTAAATGAATATTCATAAAGGATCCTTTCAAATCTAATTGTCTGGCAAACTGACAGCCACAATGTCCCCATATGTCCCCACTTAAtattaatcgatttttttgggGATTGgaatgttttgtttgattttgagAGAGAGGATGGCCGATAGGATAGTCGATCCCGATACCAATGCAAATATGCCATAAGCAATTTCCGGTTTCTCGTTCACGTGTCCtgttttaatatatataaagcGACGACGACCAAATCATATATAAATGACAAACAATATGGATATATGGAAAACTCCACAACCATCAGCAGCGGTCTGATATGATTCTGAGGGAAAAAtcgaatattttctttaaatttcaaattaatgtattttataaaaatcgtgggtttttttttcaaggacttTATAAAGTATATCCTTGTCTCTCTGTCTTCTTTCCGTGTTGTTGTTGTCGGCCTTTTCTGTCAAAATGTTAGACCCATTAATCATTTGGTATTGTTTGTGAACTTCGAGGGGGGGCTTTTGCTATGCTCTAAGGATTTTGCCAGTGATGTGCGTGAATGTTGACGTTTTAAGGACGAAGGACATGGAATGACTTTTTATCTACAACAAATACCTCTGTATAGCAAGTATATTGGTGGAATTTGTTGGCACATTACTAAAGGGAATTCCATTAATTCCTATAACAAAATGGAAGTAGGAAGTCTACTACTGGCTTTTATCCTGGATGCTGCTGGTATAGGTTTATATGGTGTTCTGATGATAATATTTACTACTCTATCTCGTCCTTCGTCCTTTTTATATAGAGAAATATACGAATAACAGCATCCTATTTCCCAGCTAAATGAGGTTCTTGTCTATTTGTTGAAAGGGAGGGTTGTGCAATAAATCGATAGATACAACGTCAGAGTTTGGAAAGAGGAGAGGGAAAGGATGTTGAaaaggatgatttttttttttgtatacatggTCGTTTTGGTTTGTCACTTTTGTCGCAAAAGCCCCGAGAAGGAAAAGGATGATTCAcactatcatcatcatcatcagaagAAGAAGAGGCGTAAACTATGCAAATGTGACATCAGAGAGTGAAACATTTTGTTGGTGCGGTGTGTTTCCTTGGAGGTGACAACAAACTATATGTCCATGATGTTGTCCAATAGATAATAAGTAAACTCTGGAGAATGaacaacaacgacgacaacAGTGTTGTGTTGTaggatttatatatttttcttttgtgtgtggTTGTGTACATTTTGACAGGATTTACTGTGTGAAATTGcaagatttttgaattttgtcattCCATGACAAAGTATAAAAGTGATTGCTTGAAAATAAGATGAATGCCCCAACAGCAGCCGACAAAAGAGTATCTGGAAATTTCTCTATACAatacaattttacaaaatatattatattcttACATAAAAGCTGTTTTATCGAAAGGTCAAACACTATACCTGAATGAATTTTGTTTATGCATGAATAGATTAacatgaaattgaaaattggatTTTAAGAGATGAGTAattggaaatattaaaaatgagatcaaatttattgtaaaatttatgttttaaacCATTTTAAAGAAAGTACAAAAATTTCTATCGAAATGTGATTTATTTTTGTGATTCTCCCCAAAGATAAAGTCTTACTTAATAAGAATAAAATTGGGTTCAAACTGCATTAATTTACGTTAATTCGTTTACTTAGAGCTTAGACTATTGACTTTATGTACCTTCGTAAAAAAATAGTCAAGACGCTTATCCATCAAAACTCAAAACCCTAAAATTTACTTACTTGTCTTTAAAACTAAGTAGTTTTGACCGTATACCTATCAATTTTTGTGTATTTCGACGAGGTGAATTTGAAGTCAGTTTTGCCCAAACGCActctcaaaattttaattaagttccaaaaaaccatacaaatcgccataaatttttgcaatttatactaaaatttttctaaactcgaggaatatttcaaaattattttaaaaaatacaaaaatttatttgtacCTAAATTTCTTGGCTGATACTAAAACTATGCATAGAATTTTGTACaacattttgttcaaattaaattaaattaaaaaaaaaaacgattctatgAAAAGTATCGTTAAGAATGATCTTGCTAAAAAATGTGATGAAAGATATCACTTGAATTatgttaaaagaaatatttaatcagatttattttttaactttaaaagatCTAAATTTTGCATCAACATGAAAACTTTAAATCATTCTAGCACACATACAATTATAACTCAAAGATTTCATTCCCAATCTTTTCACTAGACTTTATtcctcttataaaaaaaaacatctcctTTGATATTTTAAACCATAAAGAAAAATCTCTATACAAAGAATTCAACACAACTCTAATTTAATTGCAAAATAGTTTTGTTGGTGTAGGTgcgtaaatatatttttaaatagaacctacacaaagaagaaaagaaaacactcatttaatataaaaaaaaaaaatgcatttatagtGCTTTATTATTGTTTGATGctctttgacttttttaaaatgattttttttttaattcgctttttttttctttttttaattattatatcattcaaataaacatacaacaaataaaaaaacaaaataaaaaaaaaatatatatataaattcttTTCCGCCAGCAGATCaacaaaatcagaaaaaatgtaCCCCTCGATGTTGAGCCGTGGACCGGATGTTGAAATCGAACCATATTACTGCCTTCCGGTGGGCACTGTTCCACCTGGAGCAAATAATGGCCATGTAACTGGAGGTGTTGTTGGTGTACCCGGAGTTGGGGGTAATGTGAATCAAGTTGTTGGAGTTGGACCAGCAGCATGGAGTCAACCAACATCGCCAACACCAATTAATCGTACATTTGGTGGACCTTTGTCGCCAACACATGGCGGCCCAGCCAATTTACCCGGTTGCCATCGACTTACCTATCCTAAAAAGAATGATGATGGTAATTTGatcagaattattttttttttttgtattttaatttattaatttttttattaaagttcaTGGTAGTGCAGCATCTTTATTATCCGGTGGCAGTTCCTTGTATGGTTCAGCTGAAGAACGTCAAGCCAACGAAATACGTCGATTGAAACGTGAA includes the following:
- the LOC129913028 gene encoding uncharacterized protein LOC129913028, which codes for MFSSPALLSFLILAIVATTTFAYPKESKNQLIKVISKNDISKLTSLPKGLELIPLSQKNHETRGLVQYSLGEVTSSSRLIATGSDEYSWDTEKNIQLVFEIPSSGVPIGAIIILADTSSDEGQAYVTSGGLGEETATIVLEVLNTSWLNYNIEVYSG